CCCGAGCATGGCAACCTTCAGTGCCTGCATTTCCTCACCCTTTTCGCTTTTGTCTCTCACGCTCATCAGTTCGGTGCTCCTCCCCGGCCATGCCCGGGTCGGTGGCGAACATCTGCGAGTGGTCCTCGGGGTCACAATCCACTCAACTCTATCGGCCTCGACGGCGAGCACGCCGGGCCGGGGCAGGTGATTGTAGTTGTTGGCCAGCGACCGGCAGTAGGCCCCGGTGGTGGGGACTGCGACCAGGTCGCCTGCGGTGACGTCGGCGCCCATGTATTCGTCGCGGACGATGATGTCTCCGGATTCGCAGTGCTTGCCGACGACCCGCACGATTGCGGGTTCGGCTTCGGAGTTCCGGTTGGCCAGAGTGCACGAATAGTCCGCGTCGTAGAGGGCGGTGCGGATGTTGTCGCTCATTCCGCCGTCGACGGCGACGTAGGTGCGCGGGCCGCTGTCCGTGCTCACCTGCTTGACGGTGCCGACTTCGTAGAGCGTGAACACCGCCGGGGAGACGATGGCTCGTCCGGGTTCGATCGAGATCCGCGGCACGCTCGTGCCCAGCCCACGGCATTCCTTGGCCACGACGGCGGCAAGTTCCTCGGCCATCTCGGCGACCGGGATCGGGGTGTCCTGGGAAGTGTACCGGATGCCGAAGCCGCCGCCGAGGTCGACATCGGGCAGGTCGATGCCGTGTTCGCCCATGATCTCGGCGCGGAAGGCGAGCACGCGGGCGGCGGCTACTTGGAATCCGGAGATGTCGAAGATCTGCGAGCCGATATGCGAGTGGAGGCCGTCGAGCCGCAGGTGTTCGGATTCCGCTACCAGGCGAGCGGCCCGGGCTGCGGTGCCGTCGGCCAGAGACAGCCCGAACTTCTGGTCTTCGTGGGCTGTGGCGATGAAGTCGTGGGTGTGCGCTTCGACGCCGACGGTGACCCGCAGCATGACCGGCGCGACCGTCCCCCTGGCCCCGGCGATGGATTCCAGGCGTGCGACCTCGTCGAGGCTGTCGACGAAGATCCTGGACACGCCATAGTCGAGGGCGTATTCGAGTTCTGCCGCGGATTTGTTGTTTCCGTGCAGCCCGACTCGGTCGCCGGGGACACCGGCGGCGCGGGCGATCATCATCTCTCCCAAGGAGCACGTGTCGAGGCCGAGTCCGGCCTCATGCACCCATCGGGCCACGGCCGTGCACAGGAAGGCCTTCCCGGCGTAGAAGACATCGGCTCCGGCCAGTCCCTTCTCGACGGAGAACGCGTTGGAGAACGTGCTCAGGTAGGTCCCGGCGCGACTGCGGAAGTCGGCGACGTCCATCACGAGAGTGGGAGTGCCGTACTGTTCGGCCAGCTCCGTCACGGGGTGGCCGGCGATCGTGAGCACGCCGTCGGCGCTCTTCGTGACGTTGTCCGACCACAGACTCGGCAGCAGCGCATTGACGTCATCGGGATAGGGCAGCCACACCGGGGCCGGTGTCGCGTGCAGAGTTCCTGCGATATGTGCGGGCATCAGATCCTCTCCGGGGCCGAAGCGCCCAATTGTCGTAGTCCTGCGGCGAGGACGATGATGACGGCTCTCAGAGCGAGGAGCCTGGAGTTATGGGTGACGGTGATGTCCTCATCGACGGTCGGAGTGACCGGGCAGCGGCGAATCCAGTCCTCGACGGTGTCAGCAAGGTCGACGAGTGCTGTGAGGAAGGGCTCGGCCCCGCCGAGGCGGCGGGAGCGTTCCAGCGCCGACGGCAGCCCTGCCAGGGCATTGAGCATACGAGTCTCACTCGGGTGTGTGAGGCTCCCAGGATCGACGCCCTCCGTCGCGATTCCGGCTCGATGCGCCCGTCGCTGTTCGCGGCAGGCGGCGGCATGGCCGCGTTGAAGGACCTGCACTGCGTTCGGATCGATGTGATCATCACATCCGCCTGCGAAGAGTGCTTGTGCCGACCCACGGTACGAAACGGCGAGCAGCGCCGGGAGCGGTGTCCGCTCCGGTCCCGCTCCCCCACCTGAGTCGGTCTCCGCTGAGATGACGATGTTGCAGACGATGTGCGCCCGGCCGACCGGAGTCAGGGTCACGTTGACGAACCCTGGTTCGGCGATGACGGCGTCTGCCACCGCGGGGAGTCCGCGCAGCTCGGCGCACAGGTGCGCGGCGAGTTCGGTTCGCCGATCGGGTGAAGCAGCGGCGCGCAGCGCCACGGGTGTCGTCCAGTCACCGAGATCGGAACGAGTCGGCGCGAGAACGTCGATGGGCGCGTCGAATCCCGGTGCCACAAGACCGGCGTCGGCCGACGCCAAGGCGCGCGCGAGTGCAGTCTGCAGGTCTTCCGGGGTCACTCGAACAGAGTACTCGGGGCCGGACTGCGAGGACGAATCCGGTGTCATCTTCGCTCTCATGACGAGACGGATGCTCACAGGGCTTCAGATTGCGCCGGGTCGGCAGGCAGCGTGGCTGACGAAGAATTTGACGACCACTGAGGCGAGCACAACGGCGAATGCCGGCCACATGCTGTCGAAACTCTGGACGAGGAAGGCGAAGATCAGCGGTCCCGTGGCTGCGAGGAGATAGCCGCCGCCCTGGACGAAGCCGGACAGGGCAGCGGCCGCCTTCGCGTCACGTGCACGCAGGGTGATCAGTGTCAGCGCGAGCGGGAATGTGGAAATGCCGATGCCCAGCAGAACGGTCCACAGGATCGGAGCGGCCGTCGGCACTAGCCACAGACCCAGGTAGCCAACGGCCAGGCTGAGACAGAAGCCGACGACGAGGAGGTAGGCCGAACGCATCTTCTGCGCCAGTGCCGGCAGCACGAAGCCGAGGACGAGCGGAATGGCGGTGACCAGGGCGAGCATCGCTCCGCCGAAGGCCGCATCGAATCCGGAGCGGGTGAGCAGGCTCGGCAGCCAGGTGAAGAGGATGAAGTTGTTGAACGACGTCAGCCCCGTCATCGTCATCAGCGCCCACGCCCGCGGGCTGCGCAGGAGGCGGGAGAGCTCGCTGCCGCCGACCACGGCTGCGGCCACCTCGGCGTCAGGTTCGGGCCTGACGATGCGGATGACGATCCAGGCGAGGACTCCCAGAGCTGCGAATCCGGCCCAGACGAGGAGAGATCCTCTCCATCCGAAACCTGAAGCGAGGGGAACGGCGACCAGCGGCGGGATGAAAGTGCCGAACTGGAGCAGCCCGACATGAACGGTCGACATGAGCGCCACCTTGTCGGGGAAATACGATTTCACCAGAGGCGGTAGGACCACGTTGCCGATGCCCATACCCAGCAGAGCGAGCACGCTGAGGGCGAGGAAGAGCGTTGGAGAATCGATGACCGCGCGAACGCCCAGTCCGATCGTGACCATCACCATCGCGGCCAGCGTCAGGCCGAGTCCGGAGAAGCGGGCATAGAGCCGCGGGGTGATGAAGCCGCTGAGGCCGTACAGCAGCGGCGGCAGCATGCCGATGATCGCCAGGAATGCCGCGCTCAGTCGGATCTCTTCGCCCATGGCGTCGAGCAGCGGTGAGAGACCGGTGACCCCGGGTCGCAGATTGAAGGCGGCGAAGACGATTCCGAGGATGATCAGAATGCGGATGCGCGCGGAGTTCATGAGCTCTTTCCTATCAGACGCCGACCTCCCGCCAGTCGGTCGGGCCACATCAGAAGTCGAGCTTGAGTCCTTCGACGGGTGAGAGCCGGGAAGCGCGCCTGGCCGGAGCCAGAGCCGAGAGGATCCCGGCGACGACCGCCACTGCGAGGATGCCGAGGAAGGACGGGGAGGAGAAGTCGACGATGAGGTCGGTGGAGTAGTCGTGCGTGACCAAACGTGTGCCGACGATGCCCAGGGCACCTCCGAGGACGAGTCCGAGCACTGCGGCCACCGATGAGATGAGCACCGCCTCGAGCGCCAGCAGAGTCCGCAGCTGTGCGATGCTCAGTCCCAGTGCCCGCATGAGCGCGTTCTCCCTTCGGCGTTCGATGACGGAGAGGCTGACCGTGTTCGAGACGCCGATGAGGGCGATGATCACGGACACGAAGAGGAGGGCCACTGCTCCGGCGAGCATGACGTCGATGAGTTCCGAATAGGCACCTCGGGCGACGGCCGAACCGCCGACCTCTTCGCTGGAGACGTCGAGCGTCTCGGCCACGGAGTGGCGGATACGCGTGATCTCGTCGACCTCGACGTCCTCGTCGAGGCGGACGAGCACGGCCGTCGAGGTCGCCGAGATGCCGAGGTCGTTGCCGACCTCGGGAGTGGTGAAGAAGGCGAGGCTGGAGAGTCCGTCCCTATGCACGGGCACGCTCAACTCGTTGAGACCCTTCACCCGCACGGTCGCAGAGCGGTAGTCCTCGGGAACGGTGACGCGTCCGGACACGATATCGGCGGCTGCGTCTCCGAGCACCGTCTCGGCGCTGTCCGGGTCGATGACGAAGATCTCGGGACGGGAGCCCTTG
Above is a window of Brevibacterium siliguriense DNA encoding:
- a CDS encoding DALR anticodon-binding domain-containing protein, which translates into the protein MTPEDLQTALARALASADAGLVAPGFDAPIDVLAPTRSDLGDWTTPVALRAAASPDRRTELAAHLCAELRGLPAVADAVIAEPGFVNVTLTPVGRAHIVCNIVISAETDSGGGAGPERTPLPALLAVSYRGSAQALFAGGCDDHIDPNAVQVLQRGHAAACREQRRAHRAGIATEGVDPGSLTHPSETRMLNALAGLPSALERSRRLGGAEPFLTALVDLADTVEDWIRRCPVTPTVDEDITVTHNSRLLALRAVIIVLAAGLRQLGASAPERI
- a CDS encoding MFS transporter — its product is MNSARIRILIILGIVFAAFNLRPGVTGLSPLLDAMGEEIRLSAAFLAIIGMLPPLLYGLSGFITPRLYARFSGLGLTLAAMVMVTIGLGVRAVIDSPTLFLALSVLALLGMGIGNVVLPPLVKSYFPDKVALMSTVHVGLLQFGTFIPPLVAVPLASGFGWRGSLLVWAGFAALGVLAWIVIRIVRPEPDAEVAAAVVGGSELSRLLRSPRAWALMTMTGLTSFNNFILFTWLPSLLTRSGFDAAFGGAMLALVTAIPLVLGFVLPALAQKMRSAYLLVVGFCLSLAVGYLGLWLVPTAAPILWTVLLGIGISTFPLALTLITLRARDAKAAAALSGFVQGGGYLLAATGPLIFAFLVQSFDSMWPAFAVVLASVVVKFFVSHAACRPGAI